Part of the Fusibacter sp. A1 genome is shown below.
GTCGGCAGTCAAGGCTTCCATTCCGCTTAGTTTTTCAATCCATGTCTTGTACTGTACATCGTCCACGTTGCCATTGAGTGAACCAAGGTGCAGCCCTAGCATGTAGAAGGCCATCAGTTGGGTTGTGAAGGCTTTTGTAGAAGCGACGCCTATCTCAGGACCTGCCCAAGTATAGAACAGGTCGTCTGAATCCCTAGCGACTGACGAGCCAACTACATTGACGATGGATAGGACTCTTGCGCCCAGTCTTTTCGCTTCTCTTAGCGACTGCAGGGTATCGAGTGTTTCTCCCGATTGTGACACTGCGATAAAGAGCGTGTTCTCATCGACAAAAGGCTCGCTGTATCTGAATTCGGACGCGACTTCTACCGATACTGGAATTTTAGCGATTTTTTCTATGGCGTGTTTGCCGATCAGTCCTGCGTGGTATGCGGTACCGCATGCAACGATATAGACTTTATTGATCTTTCTAAGCATTTCTGGTGTTAGGTGGATATGTTCAAAATTGAATTTACCCTCACTGTTGATTCTTCTGTGTAGCGTATCGTGAAGTCCTTTTGGCTGTTCATGGATCTCTTTTAGGGTAAAGTGCTCGTAACCTTCTTTTTCTGCCGATTCTGCATCCCAAGTCACTTCGAAGATGTCACGCTGAACCGGTTGTCTGAAAGCGTCGAATATTTGAACGCTATCTCTTTTTAGGATCACCACCTCATCATTTTCGATCAGGTATACCTGTTTTGTGTATTTGAGTAGCGCAGGAATATCCGATGCGATAAACTGTTCGTGCTCTCCAAGTCCGACCACAAGCGGGCTGTCTTTTCTTACTGCGATCAGTTCGTCAGGGTGGTTCTTGCTTACAACACCAATCGCATAGGCGCCTTCCATTCTGTCTATCGCGCTGTATACGGCATCCACCAGGTTGCCTTCGTAGTAATAATCAATTAGGTGGGCGATGACTTCTGTATCCGTTTCAGATTGGAACACGATCCCCTTTTCAGCAATCAGCCATTCCTTGATCTGCGAGTAGTTTTCGATAATACCGTTATGGATGACTGCGATATCACCTGCGACATTCGTATGCGGGTGCGCGTTCAGGTCTGACGGCTCACCGTGAGTGGCCCATCTTGTATGACCGATACCGATATGGCTGTCCATCGAAAGCGGCTCGATATGGTCCGCCAGATTTTGAAGTCTTCCCTTATACTTGTGTACTTCTAGGTTGCTGCCGTTCAAAATAGCGACTCCCGCAGAGTCGTACCCTCTGTACTCGAGTTTCGCAAGTCCTTCAAGAAGAACAGGAACTGCGTTTCCTACACCAATATAACCAACTATTCCACACATATTATTCACCTCTAGTATTTGACTGTTTCGTATATACCCACCACGGCGATGGATAATAAAAAAGCCTTCAGCAGGCTGAAGGCATTAAAAAAAGCGGCACAATATGCCACTTTACACACGCAAAAATGCGCACGAAGAAACTTTGCTTAAGTTGTCTCAGCTAACCTAGGTATTGTCTCTGTGATTGCTCACAGGTTTTGACCTGTCGTTAACGGCACTGAGTTGCCGCAGGGTACCCGCCGAACTTTCGATAAACCCTGTCCTCGTCCCCCACTGTACATATTATCTATCATCACTATCTGACAAATAACTCATAACCAGTGGATCTGGCGCTTGAAATGAAATTGTAAGTTTCTTGTATTTTCTCACCTCCTGTTTTGACAGTATACCATAAGTAGGCCGACCAAAACCAAAATTCATAAAAAATTCATCAAAAAGTAATGTAGGAGCGTAAAACGCCCCTAGTAGCCACTCTATTTGTAAACATCCTCGATCACTTTGATAAGCGTGTCGCAGTGCTGTCTGATCACTTCAAGATTAGATCCTTCGAGCATGACCCTGACAAGCGGTTCTGTACCAGACGCTCTGATCAGCAGTCTGCCATCGTTGCCTAAGGCCTTTTCCACCGCGTCGATCTCCGTTTTTATTTCAGGACGGTCCAGGATCTTATGTTTTTCGTCATTTGGCACATGCGTGTTTTTCATTATCTGAGGATACACTGTCATGATGCTGGCAAGCTCAGACATTTTCTTGCCGCTTTCCTTAAGTACCGTCGCAAGATGCAGCGCCGACAAGAGGCCGTCACCAGTGGTGTTGTATTCAAGCATGATCACATGCCCGGACTGTTCGCCGCCGATAGAGTATCCGCCTTCTTTCATCGCTTCAAGCACGTATCTGTCGCCCACTTGTGTTTTAACCGATTTCAGATTCACCGATTCAAGCGCCTTGTCAAAGCCCATATTGCTCATGACTGTCGACACTACGGTATCATGCTTGAGCTTACCCTGACCAGCAAGCGCCTTTGCGATGATGACCATGATCTTGTCGCCGTCTACCTCTTCGCCGTTCTCATCGACTGCAAGCATACGGTCGGCATCGCCGTCAAAGGCA
Proteins encoded:
- the glmS gene encoding glutamine--fructose-6-phosphate transaminase (isomerizing), which encodes MCGIVGYIGVGNAVPVLLEGLAKLEYRGYDSAGVAILNGSNLEVHKYKGRLQNLADHIEPLSMDSHIGIGHTRWATHGEPSDLNAHPHTNVAGDIAVIHNGIIENYSQIKEWLIAEKGIVFQSETDTEVIAHLIDYYYEGNLVDAVYSAIDRMEGAYAIGVVSKNHPDELIAVRKDSPLVVGLGEHEQFIASDIPALLKYTKQVYLIENDEVVILKRDSVQIFDAFRQPVQRDIFEVTWDAESAEKEGYEHFTLKEIHEQPKGLHDTLHRRINSEGKFNFEHIHLTPEMLRKINKVYIVACGTAYHAGLIGKHAIEKIAKIPVSVEVASEFRYSEPFVDENTLFIAVSQSGETLDTLQSLREAKRLGARVLSIVNVVGSSVARDSDDLFYTWAGPEIGVASTKAFTTQLMAFYMLGLHLGSLNGNVDDVQYKTWIEKLSGMEALTADALETEKQIQKVASEQFNNDSVFFMGRGADVDIAMEASLKLKELSYINSFAIAAGELKHGTIALLEKGTLVIALATQSKLYEKTVSNIKEVKARGAYVVAIAQEGNKSIVSVADEVIYIPKCDDLLAPLLSVIPMQYLAYYVALNRGNDVDKPRNLAKSVTVE